One window of the Natrinema sp. HArc-T2 genome contains the following:
- a CDS encoding DUF5784 family protein — MARPLRFRYSPQSWSDGRVHQEILQPLQSNIGAESVTPWFKIGGDWRAHRFEMQNGDVALFAHANGDAYWMGNTETPSTLWKTDKFGWRDVPHHVARWAKRELTATLHERSPWLADYPHLSWFFLPVFMSKDGRDSTRAFFRDHAAGFPDADHRETTRFFEEFLSTGVLDEYRHVMSGKLGTSDHVDRVRMSAAMAEFIAAKHLTDAGYDVVPEIEVTTGHSLDFRAKTDDTNVLVEVTRPQPPGTRAATGPVAAVRETAETKTNGQLADHGGGATLFVDCSSFRDDEWAAVRGEQPDVRHRPAVVYRTRPNGHVEGYRKGAVPLELDDVLTVLD; from the coding sequence GTGGCACGGCCACTTCGCTTTCGTTACTCGCCCCAGTCCTGGAGCGACGGGCGCGTACACCAAGAGATCCTCCAACCGCTCCAGTCGAACATCGGCGCAGAATCCGTCACCCCCTGGTTCAAGATCGGCGGCGACTGGCGGGCACATCGCTTCGAGATGCAAAACGGCGATGTCGCTCTCTTTGCACACGCCAACGGCGACGCCTACTGGATGGGCAACACCGAAACGCCCTCTACGTTGTGGAAAACAGACAAGTTCGGCTGGCGGGACGTCCCCCATCACGTCGCACGCTGGGCCAAGCGAGAACTGACCGCGACGCTCCACGAGCGGTCCCCCTGGCTCGCGGACTACCCGCATCTCTCGTGGTTTTTCCTGCCCGTGTTCATGTCCAAAGACGGTCGCGACTCCACCCGCGCGTTCTTCCGCGACCACGCCGCGGGCTTTCCCGACGCCGACCACCGGGAGACGACCCGGTTTTTCGAGGAGTTCCTCTCGACCGGCGTCTTAGACGAGTATCGACACGTCATGTCGGGGAAACTCGGCACCAGCGACCACGTCGACCGCGTCCGGATGAGCGCCGCGATGGCCGAGTTCATCGCCGCGAAACACCTCACTGACGCCGGCTACGACGTGGTCCCCGAGATCGAGGTCACGACCGGTCACTCGCTCGATTTCCGAGCCAAAACCGACGACACCAACGTCCTCGTCGAGGTCACCCGACCACAGCCGCCGGGCACCCGCGCCGCCACCGGCCCCGTCGCCGCCGTCCGCGAGACTGCCGAGACTAAAACCAACGGCCAGCTGGCCGACCACGGCGGCGGCGCAACCCTGTTCGTCGACTGCTCGAGCTTCCGGGACGACGAGTGGGCTGCCGTCCGCGGCGAGCAACCCGACGTGCGCCACCGCCCCGCCGTCGTCTACCGCACCCGACCGAACGGCCACGTCGAAGGCTACCGAAAGGGAGCGGTTCCGCTCGAGTTGGACGACGTCCTGACGGTACTGGACTGA
- a CDS encoding zinc-dependent alcohol dehydrogenase family protein — translation MRAAVLEAHGEPLSIEDIDAPDPTPDGAVVEVEACGVCRSDWHGWQGDWGWLGLETQPGQILGHEPAGRVVAVGDEVEEVDEGDHVAIPFNLGDETCPRCQRGHSNICENVMPLGFIETVQGAFAEQVHVPVADHNLVTLPDGVSSVDMAGLGCRFMTSFHALAHRADIGAGDWVSIHGCGGIGLSAVHIADALGANVVAVDLKDDKLEKARDLGAVETVNAEDAANVSGEVQAITNGGANVSMDALGIATTCQNSVSSLDAHGQHIQVGLTTQDEQGMVSLPTDAMVMQEIEFIGSLGMPPTRYDEIFRMVSTGKLEPEKVVSETIGLEDVTDKLEAMTDFETVGIPVIDTF, via the coding sequence ATGCGCGCAGCAGTCCTCGAGGCACACGGCGAACCGCTCTCGATCGAAGACATCGACGCGCCGGATCCGACCCCGGACGGTGCGGTCGTCGAAGTCGAGGCCTGCGGCGTCTGCCGGAGCGACTGGCACGGCTGGCAGGGCGACTGGGGCTGGCTCGGGCTCGAGACCCAGCCGGGACAGATCCTCGGCCACGAGCCCGCCGGTCGGGTCGTCGCCGTCGGCGACGAGGTCGAGGAGGTCGACGAAGGCGACCACGTCGCGATTCCCTTTAACCTCGGTGACGAGACCTGTCCGCGGTGTCAGCGTGGCCACTCCAACATCTGTGAGAACGTGATGCCACTGGGGTTCATCGAGACGGTTCAGGGTGCGTTCGCCGAACAGGTCCACGTCCCCGTCGCCGATCACAACCTCGTGACACTGCCCGACGGCGTTTCGTCGGTCGACATGGCCGGGCTTGGCTGTCGATTTATGACCTCGTTCCACGCGCTGGCCCACCGCGCCGACATCGGTGCGGGCGACTGGGTCTCGATCCACGGCTGTGGCGGTATCGGGCTCTCGGCAGTGCACATCGCCGACGCACTCGGCGCGAACGTCGTCGCGGTCGATCTCAAAGACGACAAACTCGAGAAGGCCCGCGACCTCGGCGCCGTCGAGACGGTCAACGCCGAAGACGCTGCCAACGTCTCCGGCGAAGTGCAGGCGATTACGAACGGCGGCGCAAACGTCTCGATGGACGCACTCGGTATCGCGACCACCTGTCAGAACTCGGTGTCCAGCCTCGACGCACACGGCCAGCACATCCAGGTCGGACTCACGACCCAAGACGAACAGGGAATGGTCTCGCTGCCGACCGACGCGATGGTCATGCAAGAGATCGAGTTCATCGGCTCGCTTGGCATGCCGCCGACCCGCTACGACGAGATCTTCCGGATGGTCTCGACCGGCAAACTCGAGCCCGAGAAGGTCGTCTCCGAGACGATTGGACTCGAGGACGTCACCGACAAACTCGAGGCGATGACTGACTTCGAGACGGTCGGCATTCCGGTAATAGACACCTTCTAA
- a CDS encoding DUF2795 domain-containing protein, translating into MLLNGTGDVIDDHDYPATTEELIDEYGDRTLELPNGSETVGDVLARLESETFEHPEDARLAVYSAVSNKAIGRVGYSDRDPTPVGSPYSPDAVSF; encoded by the coding sequence ATGCTGCTCAATGGCACCGGCGACGTCATCGACGACCACGACTACCCCGCAACGACCGAGGAACTGATCGACGAATACGGGGACCGGACCCTCGAACTCCCCAACGGGTCCGAAACGGTTGGTGACGTACTCGCCCGCCTCGAGTCCGAAACCTTCGAGCACCCGGAAGACGCGCGCCTCGCCGTCTACTCTGCGGTCAGCAACAAGGCCATTGGCCGCGTCGGCTATAGTGACCGCGACCCGACACCGGTCGGCAGTCCGTATTCGCCCGACGCCGTTTCCTTCTAA
- a CDS encoding PHP domain-containing protein produces the protein MPYADLHVHTTRSDGSLPLEAVPEVAARDGVDVVAVTDHDRVQPFGGPIVERDGVTLIHGIELRVGTEASQRIDLLGYGLEPSAELEAILESIQENRMERGRAIVDCVESRLGVDLGVTIDSGFGRPHIARAIDAHPELEYDYQGAFDHLIGSDCPCYVPREVPSFERGLAALSESCRLVSLAHPLRYRDPEQALALAADLDAVELQYPYGREVDRKPVERAIEHHDLLATGGSDAHDERLGIDGLSRGAYERLELTDSFTN, from the coding sequence ATGCCATACGCGGACTTACACGTCCACACCACGCGCTCGGACGGGAGCCTCCCACTCGAGGCAGTCCCCGAGGTCGCGGCGCGCGACGGCGTCGACGTCGTCGCAGTGACGGACCACGACCGGGTCCAGCCGTTCGGCGGCCCTATCGTCGAACGCGACGGCGTGACGCTCATCCACGGGATCGAGTTGCGGGTCGGCACCGAGGCCTCCCAGCGGATCGATCTGCTGGGGTATGGCCTCGAGCCGAGTGCAGAGCTCGAGGCGATCCTCGAGTCGATCCAGGAAAACCGCATGGAGCGCGGGCGGGCCATCGTCGACTGCGTGGAGTCGCGGCTGGGCGTCGATCTCGGCGTGACGATCGACAGCGGGTTCGGACGGCCACACATCGCGCGGGCGATCGACGCCCATCCCGAACTCGAGTACGACTATCAGGGCGCGTTCGACCATCTCATCGGCTCCGACTGTCCGTGTTACGTCCCTCGCGAGGTCCCGTCGTTCGAACGGGGACTGGCGGCGCTGTCCGAGTCGTGTCGGCTCGTTTCGCTCGCCCATCCGTTGCGCTACCGCGATCCCGAGCAGGCACTCGCGTTGGCCGCCGATCTCGATGCCGTCGAACTCCAGTATCCGTACGGTCGCGAGGTCGATCGTAAGCCAGTTGAACGTGCGATCGAGCACCACGATCTGCTCGCCACCGGCGGCAGTGACGCACACGACGAGCGCCTCGGTATCGACGGGCTCTCCCGGGGGGCCTACGAGCGCCTCGAACTGACAGACAGCTTTACTAACTGA
- a CDS encoding DUF6757 family protein, with translation MNCHYCDREAAFAAESDGLKVGLCEEHFRERLQELAEADGLESLKEKVDVDRAE, from the coding sequence ATGAACTGCCACTACTGTGACCGCGAAGCTGCCTTCGCAGCCGAGTCCGATGGACTGAAAGTCGGCCTCTGCGAGGAACACTTCCGCGAGCGGTTACAGGAGCTCGCCGAAGCTGATGGGCTCGAGAGCCTCAAAGAGAAAGTCGACGTCGATCGAGCCGAGTAA
- a CDS encoding ferredoxin family protein: MAIDPQFTENREQVDEHDGHSVWGPVDEPEELGIHGTHVAVDFDICLADGACVEDCPVDVFEWVDTPGHPESEEKADPANEAQCIDCMLCVDVCPVDAIDVDAGRTA; this comes from the coding sequence ATGGCTATCGATCCACAGTTCACCGAGAACCGGGAACAGGTCGACGAACACGACGGACATTCGGTCTGGGGTCCCGTCGACGAACCCGAAGAACTCGGGATCCACGGTACGCACGTCGCAGTCGATTTCGACATCTGTCTGGCCGACGGAGCCTGCGTCGAGGACTGTCCGGTCGACGTCTTCGAGTGGGTCGACACGCCGGGTCATCCCGAAAGCGAAGAAAAGGCCGACCCAGCCAACGAGGCACAGTGTATCGATTGTATGCTCTGTGTCGACGTCTGCCCGGTCGACGCCATCGACGTCGACGCCGGTCGAACCGCGTAA
- the hemB gene encoding porphobilinogen synthase → MDLTHRPRRLRQDRVRDLVSETRLESTDLIAPVFVDATTDERVPIESMPGHERVPVDDAVARVEEVLETGVEAVMLFGIPESKDPEGTRAWADDGVIQEALRRITSETDAYVITDVCLCEYTDHGHCGPLEEELRGDALADGPACEPTMTVDNDATLAALEKIAASHARSGADMIAPSGMMDGMVGAIRSALDEAGFENVPIMSYAAKYESAFYGPFRDAADGAPSFGNRRHYQMDPANAREALREVRLDAEQGADVMMVKPALPYLDVVSAIRREFDHPVAAYNVSGEYAMLHAAAEKGWLDLEAVALESLLSIKRAGADLILTYFAEDVAPQL, encoded by the coding sequence ATGGATCTCACACACCGTCCCCGACGGCTCCGGCAGGACCGGGTTCGCGACCTCGTCAGCGAGACGAGACTCGAGTCGACCGATCTGATCGCCCCGGTGTTCGTCGACGCGACGACCGACGAGCGCGTCCCGATCGAGTCGATGCCCGGCCACGAGCGAGTGCCAGTCGACGACGCCGTCGCCCGCGTCGAGGAAGTCCTCGAGACCGGCGTCGAGGCCGTGATGCTCTTCGGAATTCCGGAGTCAAAAGACCCCGAAGGAACCCGCGCCTGGGCCGACGACGGCGTCATCCAGGAGGCGCTACGTCGAATTACGAGCGAGACTGACGCCTACGTCATCACTGACGTCTGTCTCTGTGAATACACCGACCACGGCCACTGCGGGCCACTCGAGGAGGAACTGCGCGGCGATGCGCTCGCGGACGGTCCCGCCTGCGAGCCGACGATGACCGTAGACAACGACGCGACGCTCGCAGCCCTCGAGAAGATCGCTGCCTCACACGCCCGTTCGGGCGCGGACATGATAGCACCGAGCGGGATGATGGACGGCATGGTCGGTGCGATCCGATCGGCGTTAGACGAAGCGGGATTCGAGAATGTCCCCATTATGAGCTACGCGGCCAAGTACGAGAGCGCGTTCTACGGTCCCTTCCGGGACGCCGCCGACGGCGCGCCCTCGTTCGGCAACCGGCGACACTACCAGATGGACCCCGCGAACGCCCGCGAGGCACTACGAGAGGTTCGACTCGACGCCGAGCAGGGCGCGGACGTCATGATGGTCAAGCCCGCCCTGCCGTATCTCGACGTCGTCAGTGCCATCCGCCGGGAGTTCGATCATCCCGTCGCGGCCTACAACGTCTCCGGCGAGTACGCCATGCTGCATGCCGCCGCCGAGAAGGGCTGGTTAGATCTCGAGGCGGTGGCACTCGAGTCGCTGCTGTCGATCAAACGGGCCGGTGCGGACCTGATTCTGACCTACTTCGCGGAAGACGTCGCGCCACAGCTGTAG